A window of Equus caballus isolate H_3958 breed thoroughbred chromosome 10, TB-T2T, whole genome shotgun sequence contains these coding sequences:
- the LOC111775478 gene encoding seminal plasma protein HSP-1-like, whose translation MAPRLGIFLILAGTCIFLQLDHVDGALKPMGAHPSATVKPENKCVFPFNYRADRYYDCTKADSFYHWCSLTEDYRGSWKYCAATDYAKCVFPFVYRGLTYESCTTDGSLFRISWCSVTPNYDHHGAWKYC comes from the exons ATGGCACCGCGTTTGGGAATCTTTCTGATTTTGGCTGGCACTTGTATCTTTCTCCAACTGGACCATGTggatggag CTCTGAAGCCGATGGGGGCTCACCCTTCTGCTACAGTCAAACCAG AAAATAAGTGTGTCTTCCCATTCAACTACCGAGCTGATCGGTATTATGATTGCACTAAGGCTGATTCGTTTTACCATTGGTGTTCCTTAACTGAAGATTATAGAGGGAGTTGGAAATATTGTGCTGCCACAG ACTATGCCAAATGTGTCTTTCCCTTTGTCTATCGTGGCCTAACATATGAAAGTTGCACAACTGATGGGAGTCTTTTTCGCATTTCTTGGTGCTCAGTCACTCCTAACTATGATCATCATGGAGCTTGGAAATATTGCTAG